The following are from one region of the Mannheimia granulomatis genome:
- a CDS encoding GNAT family N-acetyltransferase produces the protein MSYNEFNQPIGEPLFDYSLGELPSATLLQGRFCRLEKLSAEKHGSDLFAVYSSPAQYWTYLPIERFDDFAALQTYLVELEKSSDPYYFSIIDEQTNQAVGTFALMRIDPKNRSIEVGWVIYSPALQRTKIATEAQFILANYVFETLQYRRYEWKCDRLNEPSQNAAKRLGFSYEGTFRQAAVYKERNRDTAWFSMLDSEWNHHKKRFEAWLADDNFDEYGRQKKSLSAL, from the coding sequence ATGTCATACAACGAATTTAACCAGCCAATAGGCGAGCCATTGTTCGATTATTCATTGGGCGAATTACCGAGCGCTACCTTATTGCAAGGGCGTTTTTGCCGTTTGGAAAAATTGTCGGCGGAAAAACACGGCAGCGATTTATTTGCCGTCTATTCATCGCCGGCACAATATTGGACTTATTTGCCGATTGAGCGTTTTGACGATTTTGCTGCATTGCAGACGTATTTAGTCGAGTTAGAAAAATCGTCCGATCCTTATTATTTTTCGATTATTGATGAGCAGACCAATCAAGCCGTTGGTACATTTGCCTTGATGCGGATTGATCCTAAAAATCGGAGTATTGAGGTGGGCTGGGTGATTTATTCACCAGCATTGCAACGTACGAAAATCGCTACTGAAGCCCAATTCATCTTGGCAAACTATGTTTTTGAAACGCTCCAATACCGCCGTTATGAATGGAAATGCGACCGTCTCAATGAGCCATCGCAAAATGCCGCCAAACGCTTGGGCTTTAGCTACGAAGGCACGTTTCGCCAAGCAGCGGTTTATAAAGAACGAAATCGTGATACGGCGTGGTTTTCAATGTTAGACAGCGAATGGAATCATCACAAAAAGCGCTTTGAAGCGTGGCTTGCAGACGATAATTTTGATGAATACGGCAGACAGAAAAAATCTCTGTCTGCATTATAA
- the hisB gene encoding bifunctional histidinol-phosphatase/imidazoleglycerol-phosphate dehydratase HisB, whose protein sequence is MQPTLFIDRDGTLIDEPKTDFQIDSLEKLKFEPNVIPALLKLKSKYRFVMVSNQDGLGTSSFPQEDFDKPHNAMIALFNSQGIEFDDVLICPHKPEDGCDCRKPHTKLLQKYIDRQLFDPAHSFVIGDRATDMQLAENLGIRALQYHSEKLNWDLITEKLLGEPVTNIGDRPKRFAEVVRKTKETDIKVQVWLDETGTNEISTGVGFFDHMLDQIATHGGFRMNITTKGDLWIDEHHTVEDTALALGTALKQAIGDKRGIARFGFVLPMDECKAECTMDLSGRPFIKFKADFKRDKVGDFSTELTEHFFQSIAFTLLATLHIKACGSNDHHKIESLFKVFGRTLRQCIRIEGNELPSSKGVL, encoded by the coding sequence ATGCAACCAACCCTTTTCATCGACCGCGACGGCACGCTCATTGACGAGCCAAAAACCGATTTCCAAATCGACAGCTTGGAAAAACTCAAATTTGAGCCGAACGTGATTCCAGCCTTGCTCAAACTCAAAAGCAAATACCGTTTTGTGATGGTCTCGAACCAAGACGGCTTGGGCACGAGTTCGTTCCCACAGGAAGATTTTGATAAGCCGCATAACGCAATGATAGCGTTGTTCAACTCGCAAGGCATTGAATTTGATGATGTCTTGATTTGTCCGCACAAGCCCGAGGACGGCTGCGACTGCCGCAAACCGCACACCAAACTGCTGCAAAAATACATCGACCGCCAACTGTTCGACCCTGCCCACAGCTTTGTGATTGGCGACCGTGCCACCGATATGCAACTGGCGGAAAACTTGGGTATTCGTGCCTTGCAATACCACTCTGAAAAGCTGAACTGGGATTTAATCACTGAAAAATTGCTCGGCGAGCCTGTCACCAACATCGGTGACCGACCAAAGCGCTTTGCCGAAGTAGTGCGCAAAACCAAAGAAACCGACATCAAAGTACAAGTCTGGCTGGACGAAACAGGTACAAACGAAATCAGCACAGGCGTGGGCTTTTTCGACCATATGCTCGACCAAATCGCCACCCACGGCGGTTTCCGAATGAACATCACCACCAAAGGCGATTTGTGGATTGACGAACACCACACGGTTGAGGACACCGCCTTGGCTCTTGGTACGGCATTAAAACAAGCGATTGGCGACAAACGTGGCATCGCCCGTTTCGGCTTCGTACTGCCGATGGACGAATGCAAAGCCGAATGCACAATGGACTTATCGGGTCGCCCGTTCATCAAGTTCAAAGCCGATTTCAAACGCGACAAAGTGGGCGATTTCAGCACCGAACTGACCGAACACTTCTTCCAATCCATCGCCTTCACGCTGCTCGCCACCTTGCACATCAAAGCTTGCGGCTCCAACGACCACCACAAAATCGAAAGCCTGTTCAAAGTGTTTGGCAGAACGCTCAGACAATGTATTCGCATTGAAGGGAATGAATTGCCGAGTAGTAAGGGTGTATTATAG
- the tnpA gene encoding IS200/IS605 family transposase — protein sequence MSYTRNLYHIIFRTKQGIPAIMVEHEEILYRYIWGFVKQRNSVLYRVNGMPDHIHLFVDLHPTVAVAEFVQQLKNGSHLLLEKHKAEFPLFVAWSKGYCALTYSEREKAKIINYIKNQKIHHQSHCFVDEMKFLLQDSGIEVDEQYFERHL from the coding sequence GTGAGCTACACCAGAAATCTCTACCATATTATTTTTCGGACTAAACAAGGCATACCTGCGATTATGGTTGAACACGAAGAAATTCTCTATCGTTATATTTGGGGCTTTGTGAAACAGCGGAATTCAGTGCTGTATCGAGTAAATGGAATGCCAGATCATATTCATTTGTTTGTAGATTTGCATCCAACCGTTGCAGTTGCTGAATTTGTTCAGCAGCTAAAAAATGGCTCACACTTATTATTGGAAAAACATAAAGCAGAATTTCCACTTTTTGTCGCGTGGTCAAAAGGCTACTGTGCTTTGACTTACAGTGAAAGGGAAAAAGCCAAAATTATTAACTACATTAAAAATCAAAAAATACACCATCAATCTCACTGTTTTGTCGATGAAATGAAGTTTTTATTGCAAGATTCAGGGATAGAGGTTGATGAGCAATATTTTGAGCGGCATTTATAG
- the hisC gene encoding histidinol-phosphate transaminase — protein MTISQLSRKNIRSLTPYQSARRLGGSGDVWLNANEYAVSPNFDLTDRTFNRYPEPQPQAVIEGYARYAGVSPENVLVSRGGDESIELIIRAFCEPNDCILYCPPTYGMYAVSADTCGIAAKTVPLTADFQLDLPQIQANLDGVKVVFVCSPNNPTGNLIKRSDLLELLQMTPGKAIVVVDEAYIEFCPEASLVNELKNFPHLAIIRTLSKAFALAGLRCGFTLANADLIGVLQKVIAPYPLPVPVSDIAAQTLSPQGIEQMKTRVAEVLTLRADLQKNLENLPLVEKVFESEANYLLFKCQDGQKVFKALWEQGIILRDQHKALGLRDCIRITIGTEEENQRVIEAIKVLSQ, from the coding sequence ATGACAATCTCACAACTTTCCCGAAAAAACATTCGATCCCTGACCCCGTACCAATCCGCCCGCCGATTGGGCGGCAGTGGCGATGTGTGGCTGAACGCCAATGAATACGCGGTGTCGCCGAACTTTGATTTAACCGACCGTACTTTTAACCGCTACCCCGAGCCGCAACCGCAGGCGGTGATTGAGGGCTACGCCCGTTATGCAGGTGTTTCGCCTGAAAATGTGCTGGTGTCTCGTGGTGGTGATGAGAGCATTGAGCTGATTATTCGGGCATTTTGCGAGCCGAATGACTGTATTCTCTACTGTCCGCCGACCTACGGTATGTATGCAGTGAGTGCCGACACTTGTGGTATTGCTGCTAAAACCGTGCCACTGACTGCCGATTTCCAGCTTGATTTACCGCAAATCCAAGCCAATTTGGATGGTGTGAAAGTGGTGTTTGTGTGCAGCCCGAACAACCCGACAGGCAACCTGATCAAGCGGTCAGATTTGCTCGAACTTTTGCAAATGACCCCAGGCAAAGCGATTGTGGTGGTCGATGAAGCCTATATCGAATTCTGCCCTGAGGCGAGCCTCGTTAATGAGCTGAAAAACTTCCCACATCTGGCGATTATCCGCACGCTCTCCAAAGCCTTTGCCTTGGCGGGCTTGCGTTGCGGCTTTACCTTGGCGAACGCCGATCTGATTGGCGTGCTGCAAAAAGTGATTGCCCCGTATCCGCTGCCTGTGCCCGTTTCCGACATAGCCGCCCAAACCCTTTCGCCACAAGGCATTGAGCAAATGAAAACCCGTGTGGCGGAAGTGCTCACTCTGCGTGCCGATTTGCAAAAAAATCTCGAAAACCTACCGCTTGTAGAAAAAGTTTTTGAGAGCGAGGCAAACTATCTGTTATTCAAATGCCAAGACGGGCAGAAAGTGTTTAAAGCCCTTTGGGAACAGGGGATTATTTTGCGGGATCAGCACAAGGCGTTGGGGTTGAGGGATTGTATAAGGATTACGATTGGGACGGAAGAAGAAAATCAAAGAGTGATTGAGGCGATTAAAGTACTGAGTCAATAA